Proteins encoded together in one Ciona intestinalis chromosome 1, KH, whole genome shotgun sequence window:
- the LOC113474463 gene encoding uncharacterized protein LOC113474463, whose translation MNKHLFKALKSKTAIGLAVMTRLRTDNLEDRTLLSCEDIEEGLRLCLNATCFAFQGAFYQQVFGTAMGSPISVVIANVVMETIEEEALATFMHPPRYWKRYVDDTFAIIAAEQLHPFLDHLNGIEESIQFTLERENEGKIAFLDVELIRSNIKKR comes from the exons ATGAATAAACATCTTTTTAAAGcgttaaaatcaaaaacagCCATCGGCTTGGCGGTCATGACACGATTAAGAACGGATAATTTGGAAGATCGCACCCTCCTGTCTTGTGAAGACATTGAAGAGGGTCTCCGGTTGTGTCTTAACGCTACATGTTTTGCGTTTCAGGGTGCATTCTACCAACAAGTGTTCGGTACAGCGATGGGTTCGCCCATCTCTGTCGTCATTGCAAACGTCGTTATGGAGACTATTGAAGAGGAGGCCCTCGCTACTTTCATGCATCCTCCTCGATACTGGAAGCGCTACGTTGACGACACTTTTGCCATCATTGCGGCGGAACAACTTCACCCTTTTCTGGATCACTTAAACGGAATAGAGGAGTCCATCCAGTTTACCCTAGAAAGAGAGAACGAAGGGAAAATAGCGTTCTTAGATGTTGAG CTCATCCGATCGAACATAAAAAAGCGGTAG